The DNA sequence TATGACACTGAAGTAACAATAACACGGATAAGACTTTGATCACACGTAGTCTATGACACTGAATGAACAATAACATGGATAAGACTTGGAGCACACGTAGTCTATGACACTGAAGCAACAATAACATGGATAAAAGTTTTCTTGTTGGACCTCCACAGACCTTATAAACACCACACCCAAGGACCTATCTCTTGAGGGACCTCCAAAGACTGTAACAAAACCAAACTGAAAGGCCTATCTCTTGGGCGACCTCCACTGACCTTTTCAAAGAGTGGAAGTATGGCTGACACGGCAATGCTCCCTCCCTTGGTTACGACACAAAGAGCTTCCAGACCAGCAGCACTCGACAGGGAGCTTATAAGGGACTCAGGGACAGCAAAGTAGGACTGCTCAAATCTAATGGTGGATATATTCATTATTCATAGACGTAGAAGGCCTCAAAAGATTAGGGGGGGCTCAATAGAGAAATAATACGAAACgatgatgggggggggggcacagccgcatccctactggtcatttcctaatgattttttttaaatattgggggtgccCCCCTGCTATTATACCCTGATATTATACATCAATACACAGTGTATTATGTGCTCCTATTTGCTGAGAGGTATCCATGATACCATCCTGTGATAAAGGTGAAGGAAAGCGAAGTAGAGTTTTACTTTAACAACACAATATCATATGCTCTGACTGATAAAAAGGTTATTAGAGGACATAAGGAATTCTAATAACAAGAAATGACCGCTTTTTGGCAGTACAacataaaatgtaaatataTGCAAAAAGTTAGTACGGCCACTCACCTGAACTGTGTTAGACTCCAGCAGTAAGACAAAGCCTTTGTGAGGGTCGGTAGGCAGGACATTTCAAGACCTTGCAGTTGGGCTAAGGACAGGAAACTAAGCTGAGAACAGGAACAAGCAATCTTGACAAGAAACTCCAGACCTTTGCGTACATCCATTCCTTAAAAGAGGTGAAGCAAAAGTAAGAGAGATGCCAGATATGCAATACTGTATGTGCAATTCTGGATTAAATGTTGTACCTACAGTGCTGTAGCGTCTACAACAGTGGTAAATCTATTaaaaggctgatttagacagcatGATTTAGTCATATGCGACTTGCCTGCAATGCCTCTACAACTCAAGTTGTAGAGTGAAATTAGACACAACAACTCTGTTCGGTTGTGAAATTCACAGGGTGTGATTCGAGCCTCAGACATGTTGTTGGCAGGTCGCATACAACTAAATCTTGTTGTCTAAATCAGCTTTTAGAAGATCACTCTCTGGACCAAGATAAAGTGTGCTTAATTGAAGTTGGACAGGTGATAGGTGGACTTTTGGTAGAGCTACCACCGTATTCAGGCACATACGGGGTGCGAAcacactaccccccccccccccacaacagcCGAAAGACAAAGCTATAAaccataagctagatcactctggtatgtcattaatCCATTAGTCATACTTTATTTGTAGCCAGATCCGACAATAACCGTCCCATGGGGATACTGCAAAGGAATTAAAAATCCCTTCTtttgggggtggtcagattttttgTCAGAAAACTCattccctccccccacccccctcccccagaaaaatttGGTCCAATTTTTCAGCTTTATGACGACGTACGGTGACGTCACCTAATCAttcgaaacaagaaaaaaaaatgcaaaaggcaaagtaagaaaaacatattatttGTGGATTTACGCCGATGTAAATGTTTTATAAGGTGCCATGAATAAAATCtatctatctgtctgtctgtctgtctgtctgtctatctatCGTACCcaccccaagaaaaatcctgggtacgggcctggtatTTGACTAAGTATCATATGCATTCAAAGATATATGAGGCACACACCTGCTATGGTGAGCTTTTGTAGGTGCTGGCAGTAAGCCAAGGCATCAAACATCTCACTTTGCTGCTCAGGGCATTCAAATATGATATGGGATCTGCAAGATATACCATGTGGTAAGCAATGATCATGTAACGGTGGATTCAGGAACACTTTCATTATCTTTTGGCCTCAGCCGAGATGGCATGTACAATCCTTCTACGCACCCTACAGTCTGCCTTTGGCAGATCCTGCCGTCGGATCCCTGTGTTCTGGAGAATGATTTCCTGGGACCTCTTTAAGAGAGGTACCAGTATGTATAAAAAATCCAAAAGTAAACTGATGAATTTTTCAAATATGTCTTCGAAACATATCACTTTATAACTGTTGGACAAGCAGCAATGACTACTACCGGCCCCCGGTTGGTTAACTGATTTAGCAAACCATTTTCTTTTAGGTATTGTCCTAGTGGTACTTCATTATAGTCAACCTTCTAGATGTGTGGGGTGACCCTTGTGAAATACCTGCCCTGAATACCTGCACTATGCAATATACAATAGGCCATAGCTGAACTGGGTAATGTGAAAAATGAGCTATAACCTTTCTGGTGGTGGACGACTTGCCATCCATCCCTGTCTCAGCACAGAATGAAATCCTGGGTTGATAATCTCAATTTGCCTAAGAAAGACACAACGCTGGGCAAGGTTCAGCAATCCGTTGGTCATTATCTCTTCTGGTTCGGATAAAGTCTCTTGCTCATTGTTAAATTGATTTAAATGAAAGCTAAGTTCTAACTTGTTGTCATTATGATTGTTAAAATTACCACCTTCACTTTCAGTGTCACTCTCAGTGGAGTCACtatattcatcatcatcatcatcatcatcatcatcatcatcatcatcatcatcatcatcatcatcatcatcatcatcatcatcatcatcatcatcatcattgttacTATCATCATTGTTACTATCATCATTACTTGTATCATCTTGACAACCAGTTACAATGTTGTAAGCATTGGCATTGCTGGCATTGCTTGAAGGGTCATCTAGGGGTGCGGCTGATGGTAAAGCTGCTGCTACATGTTGAGACTCATCACCATACATGACGCTACAGCCAGCTAGTCCAAGAGATAGTAAACTCTTCATTCCAGATATTACTCTTAGGAGTTCATTGCAAGAAGTATGTGAATGGTAGTGAACCCTACATAGGTTGAGATGTCTCAGCTTTTGACACCTCTTTGACAACAATTTCAACCCATCAATCTGGAAAAAAAtggaagcaattttttttatgaaataggataaaaacaatgaaatatCAAAGAGGCCTAGTTGTATCAATACAAGGATTAGAAGATGGGTTGGAGAAGTGTGATTCAAATATTGAGCTTCTGATGTGCCGaatgaaataccttttttttggtGTAAAAGAAACTTCACATCAAGTCAACTTTTACTACTCACAACCTATTGAGCGTGACAAAATCTAAACTAACATTGACCCTAATGTATTTGTGTCAAAACAAATATTCAATTAGTTTCAAAATGGGAAGAGCATAATATAAATCGGGCCTAAATTATCCATTAAGTAGGAAACTTTTAAACTTACTGGCTGTAGACAGTCATGGCACCCCTGAAGGTTTAAACTCTCAAGATATGGCGAACCCTCTGCCAAGACCTTGAGTAACTCCCCACTAACACAATCCATGTGGGACACATTCACAACTCGTAGAGAATTTGCATGGAAAACAGATGACATCCAGTACACAGGGACATCCTGACAAAAGCTGATATCCAGGACTTTCAGAGTCTTAATGTCACACATATGCAGACCATTACCCAGCAATGAAATCCAAAAGTTCAGAAATGGTGGAGCAGCAACAACGAGTGTCTTTATTGTATGGCTTTTTTGCACAAGAAGATGCTTTATCCACCCTTTTATAATGCCACCGTGTGGGGAGATTGAGGCAGAGGCAATCAGTTCCCTTGTGGATAAAAACTGCTTATGCAACTGAGTGCTTGATAAGTCACTTGTGTCAACCAACTCTTTAAGCACAATAGAAATTTTTAATACCACACAGGAAAGTTTTGGTTGTACCATGTATTGTGCCCTGTCTAAACACACAACATCAAGAGACTTGAGCCTTGGGGAAATGACCCCAGGAATaatatgaataaataataacgaCTCAGGCTCAAAACCATCTTTGTATATAATCATGGGATAGACAAGCAATGCAAGTTTCAAGGATACCACATCTTCAAATAATACTGACAGTACTTTTATTCGCTCTAGTGCTGACTGGCCTTGGTGTAAACTCAGGTTTTTGAGATTGTGTATGAAATCAAGAGGCACAGTCCATCCAAAATGATTGATTTTAggattttgtttaaaaattgCAAAGACCATGTGCACAGGGATCTCCACACAGCCGGCTAGGTCCAAGTAGCGGAGGTTTCCACAGCACATAGGTATAGATGAAATGACAGGTAACTTTAACCAGTAGAAGTCCGATAGCCCCAGACCATGAAGATTACTGCCGTATCTCTTGATATAAGAAGTGATAAAGTTTTCAGCGAGGTAGCTCTCACTTCTAAAAACAGAATGCCTAAAACGACAAAGTCATAGACACAAGTATTAGCTTCTCCTGGAAAGCTCTTGGTCTTTGAGGAACAAATGGCTAAAAGAAACGCTCCCACCCATCTGAAGTCCCTTATCAACTGCAGTCGTTCGTCCTATAATCTCACATCCAGCTTAGCTAAATCTCCTGGTAgttccaaaaacaaaatgcaaaaCTCTAGGGGACAGGGTGTTTGCTCATGCCGGTCCAGAACTTTGGAACCAATAACCAAGCTACATTAGAGGGATAAAGAGACTGACTCCATTTAAACAGGCTATGAAGACACATTTGTTTCGCCTAGCCTAAAATCTATAATTATTTATTGCTATGTtgtaatttttcttttctctgtttcattttatttagcgCTTTGGGATATGTACAATAGTTTTAGcgctttataaataaatatattattattatttgttattatttattattatttttcatatttacATAAAATACCTAAGCATCATTTGAGCGATGTCTCCTAACAGTGTTTTTGTAAAACTGTTTTCCGGTTTTCGCGATAATGCACTGCTCACCTATGAAGAAACGGATCAGTAGCGATCTGCCAAAACCTCTTGTTGACTCGGGCAAGGCGTAGCTTAGCTAGCGGATCCAGATAGTCGAGAATTGAGGTTACTATTTCGTCTGGTAGATCCTCCATCTTGTCCTTTGCATATATACTTCATGTACACTCTTACGCAAATTAAGATCTACAGGGTATTCAAAATTACCAACACATGGAGTACTTACCTTAATTTGAGCTTTAACAAGGctaccacagggagcccaatcAATCGGAACGTTTCCATGAAGAAGCTTTACTCCCATGTACCAAACTGGCAGATTTTTCCGTAAGCTAAGGCATACACTCATTAGCTCTTCGCAAAAGAAGTCAGAGTACTCGTCCGTCGGCATTCGTTCGTcacaatctcggcgtgatACGGGCGGTGCAATCGGTAACCCGGGGAGGGTTTTTGagcttttattatatttaaattttataattttattttcaagtagGAATCAATTTCTTGTTCTTTGTCCTAAATAGGGTTAAAACTCCGCTTGTTATCCAAGAAAGGGTGTGTTCCTTAGggttcttcagggtaaaagtgatagggatgctcgtcggaaAGTTCGAAAAATACCCCAAAAATACCTGCACTCCCAAGACTacaagctgtggtttaaagcacttcgttcgagttgAAGTCGCCCTGTAAGTTGTTCCCGATGacgtttaactgaggcaagccggctatgccatgctggcGAGTCCTAATAATACGTGGTTGTCGAACTGCActggtaatagactgtgctagcgtcccgtatTGGCCCGACACACATTgttgccaatgtgtgtatgctaatGTGCTTTTAAATTCCACCTTAAATACCCCTGAAAACCCccaaaaaacaattttcaagagaaaagcctattttttctcggataccccctaaaaaatacctgagaCCCGgttttgaccccccccccccccctcctttccCCGAACTAGGAATGCCGGGACCAAAATCCGATCAAGTTACACTGCGTAATCTGAGCTACTACACCCCCTCAAGATTAGGCTAATCAAgcgggtcagtacgcagctcttacaagcttcaatttgattgggcaaatgaacaatatccgcacctcgacacaaagaacgagaagaatagagacaaaataactcctttgtagaacaaagataataggagacaaagcagctgcgttcTTACTCAGCACGGGGGTCAGAGCGCTTCGCAAACAAGACACATTTCAGCCAAAGTAGAGGGAAATTAGTGTTTTATTATTagaatttagcctaacaaacTTTTTGTTCCTACCACCCTTGATCAGAAAGGAgtcttttcttttaaaaatgtcAAACTTATCAGATTTGGATCACTATTCAACCAGCTATCGTGTTTTCCTAAAGAATTGCTCTAATATAGACCAGTCCACAAGTTCAAGTTTAGAGAAAAACATTCCAAAAATATTAGCAAAGCTTGGAAAAGTCGCCACATCAGTGGAAACACCTCTGTGCATTCTTGGAGTGGGTAGCGGCAAAGGAGCTTACGATTTGGTGATCCTTCAATCGATTATAGATTTTTACTACCCTATCAAGCCTTGCATCAGTGAAACGGTGGTGGAGCCAAGCGAATCGTTCATTGCAGAGTTCAGGAGGTCCGTTGCCATTCAAGAATTTCCTGATGTCTGCTTCTCTTTCCAGTGCAAGACGTTTCAAGAGTTTGCCCATGATAGCCGCCACAGCGATGACAAGTTTGCAATTATTCACTTTATTCGTAGCATTTACTATGTAGATCTAAAGCCAGACCTAGCCTTCTGTtacaaaaatattcaaataagAGGCTCTATTGTGTGTGTTTTACACAGCCGTGACTGCGCTACGTATCTCATCTTTAAGAAGCTCGCAAGTCTTCAAGGGAAGGTTTTCACTTTTCTATGTggagatgacgtcataaacaATGCTAAGGAGCAAGACTGGGAATACGAGAAGTTTACCTTTACTTACGATTTGGATGCTACGGATGTTTTCAAGGAAGAGTCAGCAGAGGGAAACTTGTTGTTGGATTTTCTTACTCATGTGGACGACTTTAGGAAGAATGAGCCTAGCGAAGTTGTTCACAAAATGGTGGATTATATCAGAGAGTTTTGTGATGTGCAGGAAGATGGGAAACATATAATCAAGATTGAGAATGAGCTTATAGCTATTTACAAGCGCTAGGACGTACGGACAGTTTACGCACCCATGAGCCTTCCTATCATATGCAACCCCTAATGCTTGACCTACAAAACAGCGACTTGTGTAACAGGATTACGCACTGGGGCAATCGAGATATATCACGCTATTGGAAAGATCAAAACCTCCCGGGGCTCTGATAAGAAAATTCTGGGAAGCGACGAGCTCTCCCGAcccgctccccccccccctccctgtaTTTGATAATTTCCACCCCTTCCAACAGCTTAACCCGCCTATACTTATTATTTAACTTGATAAACAGTCCAAGACATACTGCGAACTAGCTACATACATCCAAACACAAAAAGTGGCTTATTAACTGGAGACATAAGAGCTTGTGAGAATCACACTGATGTAAGTGAATCAAGCGAATGAAAAGAAGTGAGAAAAGCAACGGTTCTGTTATTCTCTTAATCTCACTTTCTTGCTAATGAAAATAGGTCTTTAATGTGTAGGAAAACTTTGTTCCCGGAATCTGGGTAATTCTTAAAATGGCGTATAAGTCAGTTGTATGTAACCCCAAAGTAAACAACACCCTTTTTTAAACACAGGAATATTCTTTATTTGAAATCTCTCTTTATATAGCAACATAATATGATTACTTTTACTCTCAACAAATTTACATTTTCTACTCTTTTTAAACTGACGTAAACGTGACAAGCCACTGGCTAGGCGGAACAGAAGACGAGATAGACCAGGGTGTGGCACAAATCTTAAAacaatgcgacgcgcgctaccgtggccaccttgatagttttgtgaagtaaaccaATTAGGATGCGAGAACCATAATGATTGCCATGAACTTCGCTAGCCAATCTGCGAGGCAAATaaattttgaatttacatcgcAACATGACGGAATGGAATCTTTCATGGGATCGTTCCAGTTATTAATTTCTCGTCATGTACCTAGCCAGTCTCGTCACATTTCATCTCACATAGAAAATTATTGCCACCGCTCTTGGACGATGTTCCAACCCTCCGAGGAGTCATTTCAGTTTTATCTGGTCAACGAATTCCTAAAAACTCTACCTCAAATTtcgaaatttttttaaatccttttttttttttgcagccaGCTTGCAAAGAATATTTTACAATACAAAAGCATTCTATATTGAGTAGTTTCCTAAAGAAACTGAAATATCCTATGTCAGCAGACAGTAAAcaaacatataaaaataaattaccaAAGAACGTTGGATATACGTGGACTAAAATACACTGACGCGCATCTCGAGAGCTAACAAGTGGGTCAGGGAAGCAGACTAAAtcagagagggggggggggggcaaggaCTGATGTGGTCAAGGACTATTGGGAGAGGGAAGGGGTCTTCTCTGGCTGCTATTGGCACACTTGTCACTGAGGCTCGCGTCATAAATGGAATGAGGCGCGAAGCTTGCGAGTGATTCCCACATGACTAGACAGGTGGTTAACCTAAAGGGAGGCTCTTGGAAAGCTCGATGACTTTAGACGTCTCACACGTCTCCGTCGTATTATTAGCAAGAATTGGCCCATTGGTTGATCAGTTAGAAGGCTAGCAAAAATGCCTCGTGTCCGAAATTCTGAGCTTGAAATGTTGGCCATCATTTCGGCGTCCGATTATGTTGTTATGGGTAGAAATTCTGTGGAAAGTTTCTAATCCCTGCAGTCATATGAGCATCCGTCTGATTGGTGTACTAACAATTACTTATTTATAAGAACAACTTGCTTTTTTTGTAACTCATTGGCgtagtaaataataataacaatattatatagaattGTATTAACAGGCGTTCTTACTAGGTCTCGTGCTCGGAAATAAACAGTGAGGTGGTTGAGGTCTAGGACGGGCCCACCCATGGGtggtttcctgtgacgtcacaggatgCTCGATCAGAGACCTTGGTAGGAATGCCTGGCACAAGGCCGGTGAATTTCGACGTCCAGCGGAATCATTTCAAAACAAGGGACTTCAGATAATTCGTCTGCTTTTCCATGCCCATGATATTGTACATAAATTTGTATGAGTGGTAGTACCTGGCTGGCCTATAGCTAGATGCTAAGTCAGCCATTTAGCCATCCAGTCTGCAGTCAGAAGGTTATAAAGAGATTATACTTATTGTCCTTACTGTTCTTTTAACGATTAATTTAGTAAATCTGGGTTCTGAGAGTTAGTTCGAAGCTttcagttgaaaatgaagggCTTAATTTTAGGTTAGCTATAAACTATAGCTAGCACTATAACAGGTTGAATTTcgatttataaataaaaaagaaaaaggaaaaccaTTCATTTCAAGGCATTATACATAGACTGGTGACCATAACCTGTTGGCATCTGGTTTATACCAATGGATTTAAATCTTTTGTCTACGAGTAGTGTTGTAGGTATATATGACCAACTTTTCAGCAGATATCTAGAACTAGATTAAATCGGACAAGGCCATGTTTGATTGAACAAGACAATTATAAATATCAAATGGACATGCTTGACTCTCGCGTAATGTCCAACGTCATTTACGGTGTGACCAAGAGATGGTGCAAACAAAGAAATTATgtgcaatgtttattgtcttaaGGTCTAACACAAGCCGAAACGCTCAGGTATCTAGAATTTGACTGGACATTCATGAAAAAGTGTATTGTTGTCTAAACAATCGCAAACTTAATTGGACCGTTCAGGTATCTATGGAATTTGATTGGTCGGATTAAACATTTGAGACATTATCTATTGTCTTCTTACTAAACTAAAGCTAAGCTGAATCGGTGATATCTTGCATTTGATTGGTCGATTAAACATTCGAGACATCTTTTCTTTGATAACTCTTTCGGTTGAAGCCACGAGAAATACTTATATTTTTAGTTACTTATGTGTGATGTCTAATTACATTGTATCGGCATTCAGTCTAGATACTATATTTAATGTCCTCGGATAGGAACCAATCCAACACAGGCATCCTGATACCTGGTCGTCTTTCTTGACCTGAAATGCGGTCCCGAAAATTTCTTTACCCGTATTTTTACGTCCCAGGGCATAGGACTGATCATTTGTGCTCTAACTTGACGTCGTCGTTGTGGGCGGGACATGATAGTACTTGCACGTTGGTCTTGTACACTTGCCTTTAATAGCATCCCTACATATCGTCACCTTCCCATCTACCACCTCGACATTTGCTGACAAGAACAAACCCAGGCGGGTGAGATAGGGGTACTAAAAAGAGATAGGGGTATAAGGTAGAGATGGGTTACTAGGGTGAGGTTGAGTATTAGGGTGAGGGGTGATTTAGGGTGAAATGGGTTACTAGGGTGAAATGGGTTACTAGGGTAAGATGGGTTACTAGGGTGAGATGGGTAACTAGGGTGATATGGGGTACTAGGGTGATATGGGGTACTAGGGTGATATGGGGTACTAGGGTGAAGTGGGTTACTAGGGTAAGATGGGGTATTAGGGTGAGATGGGTTACTAGGGTGAAATGGGTTACTAGGGTGAGATAGGTTACTAGGGCGAGATAGGTTACTAGGGCAAGATGGGTTACTAGGGCGAGATGGGTTACTAGGGCGAGATGGGTTACTAGAGTGAGATGGGTTACTAGAGTGAGATGGGTTACTAGGGTGAGATAGGTTACTAGGGTGAGATGGGTTACTAGGGTGAAATGGGTTACTAGAGTGAGATGGGTAACTAGGGTAAGATGGGTAACTAGGGTGAGATGGGTTACTAGGGTGAGATAGGTTACTAAGGTTGGATGGGTTACTAGGGTGAGATGGGTAACTAGGGTGAAATGGGTAACTAGGGTAAGATGGGTAACTAGGGTGAAATGGGTTACTAGGGTGAAATGGGTTACTAGGGTGAGATGGGTTACTAGGGCAAGATGGGTTACTAGGGTGAGATGGGTAACTAGGGTAAGATGAGGTACTAGGGTGAGATGGGTTACTAGAGTGAAATGGGGTACAAGTGTGAGATGGGTAACTAGTGTGAGATGGGTAACTAGGGTGAAATGGGTTACTAGGGTGAGATGGGTTACTAGGGTGAGATTGGTAACTAGGGTGAAATGGGGTACTAGGGTAAGATGGGTTACTAGGGTGAGATGGGTAACTAGGGTGAAATGGGTTACTAGGGTGAGATGGGTTACTAGGGTGAGATGGGGTATTAGGGTGAGATGGGGTATTAGGGTGAGATGGGTTACTAGGGTGAGATGGGTTACTAGGGCGAGATAGGTTACTAGGGCGAGATGGGTTACTAGATCGAGATGGGTAACTAGGGCGAGATGGGTAACTAGGGTGAAATGGGTTACTAGGGTGAAATGGGTTACTATGGTGAGATGGGTTACTAGGGTGAGATGGGTAACTAGGGTGAAATGGGTAACTAGGGTAAGATGGGTAACTAGGGTTAAATGGGTTACTAGGGTGAAATGGGTTACTAGGGTGAGATGGGTTACTAGGGAGAGATGGGTTACTAGGGAGAGATGGGTTACTAGGGCGAGATGGGTTACTAGGGTGAGATGGGTAACTAGGGTGAAATGGGTTACTAAGGTGAGATAGGTTACTAGGGTGAGATGGGTTACTAGGGTGAGATGGGTTACTAAGGTGAGATGGGTTACTAGGGTGAGATGGGTAACTAGGGTGAAATGGGTTACTAGGGTGAGATGGGTTACTAGGGTGAGATGGGTTACTAGGGTGAAATAGGTTAGTACGGTGAGATGGGATATTAGGGTAAGATGAGGTACTAGGGTGGATGAGATATTAGGTTATCCTTATTTTTCAAGTTGAAAGGGTTGAATGAGATTTCCACACCCTTCAACAATGGCTCTTAAATTCCAACTCGTTCTATAGCAGGGGAGACTATCATCACAGTAGATACTTGTATTTCAAGGGTTCCCGCCCATACCAGGATCATTGTACTGTGTCATCTACCGTGTACACTTGAATGCCATGTACAAATGAATGCCAATTAAGAGTGAATGCTGTGCACAAATGAATGCCGTGTGCGAATGACTGCTGTGTATGTATGAATGCTGTTTATGTAAGATTGTGATACACATGGGTAAGAGGGATTTGATTGAAGGTTGTAAGTCTGATGAGACACATACGtaacaaatgaaaaaaaagatgcTGTGGGTGTGACAAGTGTGCAGACTTTCGCTTCAAGCACAAACCTTAGGTGTCTTTGCCATGTTTCCATGGGTCTTCATACATC is a window from the Nematostella vectensis chromosome 9, jaNemVect1.1, whole genome shotgun sequence genome containing:
- the LOC5500977 gene encoding uncharacterized protein LOC5500977 isoform X1; the encoded protein is MEDLPDEIVTSILDYLDPLAKLRLARVNKRFWQIATDPFLHRHSVFRSESYLAENFITSYIKRYGSNLHGLGLSDFYWLKLPVISSIPMCCGNLRYLDLAGCVEIPVHMVFAIFKQNPKINHFGWTVPLDFIHNLKNLSLHQGQSALERIKVLSVLFEDVVSLKLALLVYPMIIYKDGFEPESLLFIHIIPGVISPRLKSLDVVCLDRAQYMVQPKLSCVVLKISIVLKELVDTSDLSSTQLHKQFLSTRELIASASISPHGGIIKGWIKHLLVQKSHTIKTLVVAAPPFLNFWISLLGNGLHMCDIKTLKVLDISFCQDVPVYWMSSVFHANSLRVVNVSHMDCVSGELLKVLAEGSPYLESLNLQGCHDCLQPIDGLKLLSKRCQKLRHLNLCRVHYHSHTSCNELLRVISGMKSLLSLGLAGCSVMYGDESQHVAAALPSAAPLDDPSSNASNANAYNIVTGCQDDTSNDDSNNDDSNNDDDDDDDDDDDDDDDDDDDDDDDDDDDDDDEYSDSTESDTESEGGNFNNHNDNKLELSFHLNQFNNEQETLSEPEEIMTNGLLNLAQRCVFLRQIEIINPGFHSVLRQGWMASRPPPERSHIIFECPEQQSEMFDALAYCQHLQKLTIAGMDVRKGLEFLVKIACSCSQLSFLSLAQLQGLEMSCLPTLTKALSYCWSLTQFRFEQSYFAVPESLISSLSSAAGLEALCVVTKGGSIAVSAILPLFEKCHRLRVLQVCADASASEETFRNITSILYSKYGTKRPGLAVCLFPYDSNTRDLHDKLFNHAHEKAFPLVHLRNLSLFGSQVATGIR
- the LOC5500978 gene encoding histamine N-methyltransferase A, whose protein sequence is MSNLSDLDHYSTSYRVFLKNCSNIDQSTSSSLEKNIPKILAKLGKVATSVETPLCILGVGSGKGAYDLVILQSIIDFYYPIKPCISETVVEPSESFIAEFRRSVAIQEFPDVCFSFQCKTFQEFAHDSRHSDDKFAIIHFIRSIYYVDLKPDLAFCYKNIQIRGSIVCVLHSRDCATYLIFKKLASLQGKVFTFLCGDDVINNAKEQDWEYEKFTFTYDLDATDVFKEESAEGNLLLDFLTHVDDFRKNEPSEVVHKMVDYIREFCDVQEDGKHIIKIENELIAIYKR
- the LOC5500977 gene encoding uncharacterized protein LOC5500977 isoform X2, with amino-acid sequence MEDLPDEIVTSILDYLDPLAKLRLARVNKRFWQIATDPFLHRHSVFRSESYLAENFITSYIKRYGSNLHGLGLSDFYWLKLPVISSIPMCCGNLRYLDLAGCVEIPVHMVFAIFKQNPKINHFGWTVPLDFIHNLKNLSLHQGQSALERIKVLSVLFEDVVSLKLALLVYPMIIYKDGFEPESLLFIHIIPGVISPRLKSLDVVCLDRAQYMVQPKLSCVVLKISIVLKELVDTSDLSSTQLHKQFLSTRELIASASISPHGGIIKGWIKHLLVQKSHTIKTLVVAAPPFLNFWISLLGNGLHMCDIKTLKVLDISFCQDVPVYWMSSVFHANSLRVVNVSHMDCVSGELLKVLAEGSPYLESLNLQGCHDCLQPIDGLKLLSKRCQKLRHLNLCRVHYHSHTSCNELLRVISGMKSLLSLGLAGCSVMYGDESQHVAAALPSAAPLDDPSSNASNANAYNIVTGCQDDTSNDDSNNDDSNNDDDDDDDDDDDDDDDDDDDDDDDDDDDDDDEYSDSTESDTESEGGNFNNHNDNKLELSFHLNQFNNEQETLSEPEEIMTNGLLNLAQRCVFLRQIEIINPGFHSVLRQGWMASRPPPERSHIIFECPEQQSEMFDALAYCQHLQKLTIAGMDVRKGLEFLVKIACSCSQLSFLSLAQLQGLEMSCLPTLTKALSYCWSLTQFRFEQSYFAVPESLISSLSSAAGLEALCVVTKGGSIAVSAILPLFEKCHRLRVLQVSSVLLLLQCHRLRVLQVLSVLLLLQCHRLRVLQVLSVLLLL